From the genome of Segatella hominis, one region includes:
- a CDS encoding N-acetylmuramic acid 6-phosphate etherase, with amino-acid sequence MPNKEEKRITEQSSLYEHLEKMSVAELTAHINAENQKVAQAIEKALPAINQLISAIEGQLTKGGRLFYAGCGTGGRLATLDTIEVQNTYGIEGSQIQAIFPGGIGCLTQTRESREDDLENGWHQLCDKHISKQDFVLGFSASGTTPFVLSILQHCKKEGIPTGCIVNNPHAPIAQAADYPVEVITGPEFVTGSTRMKAGSSQKMILDMISTSLQIRQGRVEGNKMVNAKLINHKLIDRACRIFMERNPEYTDYEEVKQLILKAGSVKKAEALLKSKSDLDV; translated from the coding sequence ATGCCAAATAAAGAAGAAAAGAGAATAACTGAGCAAAGCTCGCTCTACGAACATCTCGAAAAGATGAGCGTGGCTGAACTCACCGCCCATATCAATGCTGAAAACCAGAAGGTGGCTCAGGCAATAGAAAAAGCATTACCAGCCATCAACCAACTGATTTCCGCCATCGAAGGGCAGCTGACGAAGGGCGGAAGACTTTTCTATGCCGGTTGCGGAACAGGCGGAAGACTGGCCACGCTCGATACCATCGAAGTGCAGAACACCTACGGCATCGAAGGTTCACAGATACAAGCCATCTTCCCAGGAGGCATCGGCTGCCTTACACAAACTAGGGAATCAAGAGAAGACGACCTGGAGAATGGCTGGCATCAGCTCTGCGATAAACATATCTCAAAGCAGGATTTCGTACTCGGTTTTTCTGCCAGCGGCACAACCCCATTCGTGCTTTCCATCTTGCAGCATTGCAAGAAAGAAGGCATTCCTACGGGTTGCATCGTCAACAATCCTCACGCTCCCATCGCCCAAGCAGCCGATTATCCCGTAGAAGTCATCACAGGACCGGAATTTGTAACAGGAAGCACCCGCATGAAAGCAGGTTCATCGCAGAAGATGATTCTGGATATGATCAGCACTTCCCTTCAGATAAGACAAGGACGGGTGGAAGGCAACAAGATGGTGAACGCCAAGCTTATCAATCATAAACTCATCGACCGCGCTTGCCGCATCTTCATGGAACGCAATCCGGAATACACGGATTACGAGGAAGTGAAGCAACTGATACTGAAAGCAGGAAGCGTGAAGAAGGCGGAAGCCCTGCTGAAGAGTAAAAGCGATTTAGATGTTTAG
- a CDS encoding sigma-70 family RNA polymerase sigma factor: protein MDSNIQTLVFKAKQGDNSAFSTLYQIYYPKMKGICINILKEDKDVIDDLVQDAFILALVSLKDLKNPNRFGQWLTSITSNLALKYKEKGNTFRYISLSDIDESVIDSCDDCRNTVSSIQYEDIMAEIDKLPVGYKKVFKLSVLDGLSHQEIAKLLDIAPHSSSSQLARAKALLRNKLSKRTILIMVLVLIIIPVYKQLITKKQLISENDTNITRRRKIKGPVSPASKNDVDSTNCTPKQNPCTHYHKILTIETIAAMRDDTTEIKHNIIANITDTLQDEKQFAVNRTDSILVKDSIIAPNLYKESWITENLEVHKKNKWQLLAAGSLGTTLVQSVCKFMKSNDITSDLPSGPDLPTGPTIPSGKYFTTWEDYAKELHRISQADPTTENVAMADIADHNSGEIVEVEHHDKPITLSIAVNKNIGKRWSLETGLQYSYLKSYLILGTGSYRVDKEQKLHYLGVPFKLSYQFMKFKRLSTYGSVGTGILIPIYGKTDADYIVGDKSAYTTDWKLTLPIQWSVNTNIGIQYQFAPNLNLFIEPTMNWYIPNGSCIKNAWTERPFTFTVPFGIRFSW from the coding sequence ATGGATTCAAATATACAAACTTTAGTATTTAAAGCAAAACAAGGAGATAATAGTGCTTTCAGCACATTGTATCAGATATATTATCCTAAAATGAAAGGTATATGTATCAATATTCTTAAAGAGGACAAGGATGTCATTGATGACCTTGTCCAAGATGCATTTATACTAGCGCTTGTATCTTTGAAAGATTTGAAGAATCCTAACAGATTCGGTCAATGGCTTACAAGTATAACTTCTAATCTTGCATTAAAATACAAAGAAAAGGGTAATACATTTAGATATATTTCTTTATCAGACATAGATGAAAGTGTGATTGACAGCTGTGATGATTGTAGAAATACAGTATCTTCTATCCAATACGAGGATATTATGGCTGAAATTGATAAATTACCAGTTGGATACAAAAAGGTATTCAAGCTTTCTGTGCTAGATGGTTTGTCTCATCAGGAAATTGCAAAGTTGCTTGATATAGCTCCACACAGTTCTTCTTCGCAATTAGCGAGAGCTAAGGCTTTGTTGAGAAACAAATTGAGCAAGAGAACAATACTAATTATGGTATTGGTTCTCATCATTATTCCTGTATATAAGCAACTTATAACCAAAAAACAGCTTATTTCAGAAAATGATACCAATATAACACGCAGACGTAAAATAAAAGGTCCAGTTAGTCCAGCATCAAAGAACGATGTTGACTCTACAAACTGTACCCCAAAGCAGAATCCATGTACTCATTATCACAAGATACTAACCATAGAGACTATAGCAGCAATGCGTGATGACACAACGGAAATAAAACATAATATAATTGCAAATATAACAGATACATTGCAAGATGAAAAGCAGTTTGCTGTAAATAGAACTGATAGTATCTTGGTAAAAGATTCTATCATCGCCCCTAATCTCTATAAGGAATCATGGATTACAGAAAATCTTGAGGTTCACAAAAAGAATAAGTGGCAATTACTGGCTGCAGGTTCTTTGGGTACGACTCTTGTACAGAGTGTATGTAAGTTTATGAAAAGTAACGATATTACTAGTGATTTGCCTTCTGGTCCGGACCTGCCAACAGGCCCAACCATCCCTTCAGGGAAGTATTTCACGACATGGGAAGACTATGCAAAAGAGCTACATCGCATATCCCAGGCAGACCCTACTACAGAAAATGTAGCCATGGCAGATATTGCAGACCACAATAGTGGAGAAATAGTAGAAGTAGAACATCATGACAAGCCAATAACATTGAGCATTGCTGTAAATAAAAACATAGGTAAAAGATGGAGTTTAGAGACAGGACTTCAATATTCTTATCTGAAATCATATCTCATTCTTGGTACTGGCAGCTATCGTGTTGACAAGGAACAAAAGCTCCACTATCTTGGTGTTCCTTTCAAACTGTCTTATCAATTTATGAAGTTCAAGAGATTGTCAACTTATGGTTCTGTAGGCACTGGAATTCTGATTCCTATATATGGAAAAACTGATGCAGATTATATCGTTGGAGATAAGTCTGCATACACAACAGATTGGAAACTGACGCTCCCGATACAGTGGTCTGTAAATACAAACATCGGAATCCAATATCAGTTTGCACCAAATCTGAATCTGTTTATAGAACCAACCATGAATTGGTACATTCCGAATGGTAGCTGTATTAAGAATGCTTGGACAGAACGTCCATTCACATTTACCGTTCCGTTTGGAATAAGGTTCTCTTGGTAA
- a CDS encoding class I SAM-dependent methyltransferase yields the protein MQKRHTDRKMYFHDLEITSKEFYVSYLSTFKKLTSESRVLEVGCGEGGNLVPFAQLGCRVTGIDIAECRIIDAKAYFSEICENATFVCCDFMKYHAPINEEEKFDVILLHDVIEHVPAKGKFLLHLKSFLKSTGVLFVGFPAWQMPFGGHQQICRSKLCSHFPFIHLLPNSMYNSLLKLCKEEEGTISELMSIKECRTSIELFEKLIKRCEFSVVDKKFWFINPHYKQKFQLTPSLLPRFVWKIKYARNFFTTSCWYILNLSNT from the coding sequence ATGCAGAAAAGACATACAGATAGAAAAATGTACTTCCATGACTTGGAAATTACATCAAAAGAGTTTTACGTCAGCTACTTATCAACTTTCAAAAAGTTGACTTCGGAAAGTAGAGTATTAGAGGTGGGTTGTGGCGAAGGAGGCAATTTAGTCCCCTTTGCCCAACTTGGCTGTAGAGTTACAGGAATAGACATAGCTGAATGCAGAATAATAGATGCGAAAGCATACTTTTCGGAAATCTGCGAAAATGCCACATTCGTGTGTTGCGACTTTATGAAATACCATGCGCCAATCAATGAAGAGGAAAAGTTTGACGTGATACTATTACATGATGTAATAGAACATGTTCCAGCGAAAGGAAAATTTCTGTTACACCTCAAAAGTTTTCTAAAGTCAACAGGCGTTCTCTTTGTCGGATTCCCTGCATGGCAGATGCCGTTTGGTGGACATCAACAGATTTGCCGAAGCAAACTCTGTTCGCACTTTCCATTCATACATTTGTTACCAAACTCTATGTATAATTCATTATTGAAACTATGCAAAGAGGAAGAGGGTACTATAAGCGAGCTGATGAGCATAAAAGAGTGCAGGACAAGTATAGAGTTATTTGAAAAATTGATAAAAAGATGTGAATTCTCTGTTGTTGACAAGAAGTTTTGGTTTATCAATCCTCATTATAAGCAGAAGTTCCAGCTTACTCCATCGCTGTTGCCTCGTTTTGTTTGGAAAATTAAGTATGCAAGAAATTTCTTCACTACTTCTTGTTGGTACATATTGAATTTGAGCAATACGTAA
- a CDS encoding TonB-dependent receptor domain-containing protein, whose translation MKEKVIFTTALCLSAMTPMMAQNIIGKVMNTKGEPLALANVVLLNRTDSAFVKGAVSGEDGSFVIDSSCNGGIIKVTSVGYKTICKDCTGENVGIIKMEEDSKMLGEVVVKSSLPKTILKNGGMTTTIVGSVLEKAGTMENLLDRIPNVSAQNGSIKVFGRGEPVIYINGRQMRDKSELDRLHSDNIKSVEVITNPGARYAASTKAVIRITTKKIQGEGFGFDATTEGSYDEKKNIGGYGRLNMNYRKNGLELGAYAFGAKQYQPNNQDLQQKTYLDKTWNQKSEIRQVGIIEAMNFRLDASYQLDANNSIGANFGFLRNPKQTWNGDMSSLILQDGDLSESSDSHADFFWQKNNLSSNIYYVGKIGKLSIDFNTDWLWSKEYQNDVTKEQYQEVGMDAQSQTAHSLTNKDYHLLASKLVLSYPLLGGNLSLGGEYSNTHRTSKYQVVPTNLVSDDDSRITESMTSSFLTYSRDFGNLSLEAGMRYEYIDFNYYEYGKYMPGQSKSYGNWFPSLSLSMPVGKVQMQLSYATDINRPSYNYLRSGIQYDNRYTYETGNPFLVSEISKNLNYELAYKWLTFDMTYSHTSHTMMSNMETYKDNPAIGLLKPVNGKAYNHVEASVNLCPSFGIWHPSFTASVTKQWLDMDAHDGKISNNPMAVFNFNNTFNTKLAMLTWMMSYTTKGYERNIYLYKPKFCTNVSVYKSFLKDRLSFQLFVYDLFGHISHMSAHYGKMKDLIVDGLSTSKVSLTVRYKFNTTRSKYKGTGAGESQKNRM comes from the coding sequence ATGAAGGAAAAAGTAATTTTTACCACAGCGTTGTGCCTCTCGGCTATGACTCCGATGATGGCACAGAATATCATCGGCAAGGTGATGAATACCAAGGGAGAACCTTTGGCGCTTGCCAATGTAGTATTATTGAATAGAACAGACTCGGCTTTCGTCAAGGGCGCAGTGAGTGGAGAAGATGGCAGCTTTGTCATCGACTCTTCCTGCAACGGCGGAATCATCAAGGTGACATCCGTAGGCTATAAGACAATCTGCAAGGATTGCACAGGTGAGAATGTGGGCATTATCAAGATGGAAGAAGACAGTAAGATGCTCGGCGAAGTTGTCGTGAAGTCATCCCTGCCTAAGACTATCCTGAAGAATGGCGGAATGACAACAACCATTGTCGGATCCGTACTTGAGAAGGCAGGAACCATGGAGAACCTGCTCGACCGCATCCCTAACGTGTCTGCCCAGAATGGCAGCATCAAGGTATTCGGTCGCGGTGAGCCTGTTATCTATATCAATGGACGACAGATGAGAGACAAGAGCGAGCTGGACCGTTTGCATTCCGACAACATCAAGTCGGTGGAAGTCATCACTAACCCTGGTGCCCGTTACGCTGCCAGCACCAAGGCGGTCATCCGTATCACAACTAAGAAGATACAAGGCGAGGGCTTCGGATTTGACGCTACAACAGAAGGATCGTACGACGAGAAAAAGAACATTGGAGGATATGGCAGGCTGAATATGAACTATCGCAAGAATGGATTAGAGCTGGGCGCATACGCTTTTGGAGCAAAGCAGTACCAGCCAAACAATCAAGACTTACAACAGAAGACTTATCTTGACAAGACCTGGAACCAGAAAAGTGAGATAAGACAAGTAGGTATTATCGAAGCTATGAACTTTCGCTTGGATGCCAGCTACCAGTTGGATGCCAACAACTCTATAGGTGCCAACTTTGGTTTTCTTAGAAATCCTAAGCAAACATGGAACGGCGATATGAGTTCTTTGATATTGCAAGACGGAGATTTGTCTGAAAGTTCTGATAGTCATGCTGATTTCTTTTGGCAGAAGAATAATCTTTCAAGCAATATTTACTATGTAGGAAAGATTGGTAAGCTCAGCATCGATTTCAATACAGATTGGCTATGGTCGAAGGAATACCAGAACGATGTTACCAAAGAGCAATATCAGGAGGTGGGAATGGATGCACAAAGCCAAACGGCTCATAGCTTGACTAACAAGGATTATCATTTGCTTGCTTCCAAGCTGGTGCTTTCTTACCCATTATTAGGAGGTAATTTGTCTTTGGGTGGTGAATATTCCAATACCCATCGTACCTCAAAGTATCAAGTGGTGCCAACTAACTTGGTATCGGATGACGACAGCCGTATTACAGAAAGTATGACATCTTCATTCTTGACCTATTCAAGAGATTTCGGTAATCTGAGTTTGGAGGCAGGTATGAGATACGAGTACATCGACTTCAACTACTATGAATATGGTAAGTATATGCCTGGGCAAAGCAAGTCGTATGGCAACTGGTTCCCATCGCTCAGCTTATCGATGCCTGTGGGCAAGGTACAGATGCAGTTGAGCTATGCTACCGACATCAATCGTCCTTCCTATAATTACTTGCGTAGCGGTATTCAGTATGACAACCGCTACACGTATGAAACCGGAAATCCATTCTTAGTGTCTGAGATAAGCAAAAATCTCAACTACGAGTTAGCTTACAAGTGGTTGACTTTCGATATGACCTACAGCCATACTTCGCATACGATGATGTCGAATATGGAGACTTACAAAGACAATCCTGCAATAGGACTGCTTAAGCCCGTGAATGGAAAGGCATATAATCATGTAGAAGCTTCCGTCAACTTATGCCCTTCGTTTGGCATTTGGCATCCTTCATTTACGGCATCTGTAACAAAACAGTGGCTTGATATGGATGCACATGATGGCAAAATATCCAACAATCCGATGGCAGTATTCAACTTTAATAACACCTTCAACACCAAGTTGGCAATGTTAACGTGGATGATGTCGTATACCACAAAAGGATATGAGAGAAATATATATTTATATAAGCCAAAATTTTGTACCAATGTATCTGTATATAAGTCTTTCTTGAAAGACCGTTTGTCGTTCCAGCTCTTTGTCTATGATTTGTTTGGACACATTAGCCACATGAGTGCTCATTATGGCAAAATGAAGGACTTGATTGTTGATGGACTGTCAACAAGCAAAGTTTCGCTTACTGTACGGTATAAGTTCAACACTACAAGAAGCAAATATAAGGGTACGGGTGCTGGAGAAAGCCAGAAGAACAGAATGTAA
- a CDS encoding helix-turn-helix transcriptional regulator, with translation MNKEKDDFFLHSNEVNHINREDYEKIELLVNAAKAFARSTYQCVYIIDYFHQNFIYASDNLAYLCGLEPEQLMDAGYQMYIDHVPDADLQMLLEVNKKGFDLFNELPVGDRLDYTISYDFHLTNGRHSRLIHHHLTPILLSDDGRIWLALCTVSLAATDEPGHIIMQKNGERSYFEYSTLRHKWEKKEGITLSETERDVLRLSAQGYTMNDIADRLCKSVDTIKACKRNLFAKLGVKNIAEALFHATNYQMI, from the coding sequence ATGAATAAAGAAAAAGACGATTTCTTCCTCCATTCTAACGAGGTGAATCATATCAACAGAGAAGATTACGAGAAGATAGAATTATTGGTGAATGCGGCAAAAGCCTTTGCCCGCAGCACCTACCAGTGTGTCTATATCATCGACTATTTTCATCAGAACTTCATCTATGCATCAGATAACCTCGCTTATCTCTGCGGATTGGAACCGGAGCAGTTGATGGACGCAGGCTATCAGATGTATATCGACCATGTTCCGGATGCCGACCTGCAGATGCTGCTCGAAGTGAACAAGAAAGGTTTTGACCTTTTCAACGAATTGCCCGTAGGCGACCGTCTGGACTATACCATCTCGTACGACTTTCATCTTACCAATGGCAGGCATAGCCGATTGATTCATCATCACCTCACTCCGATACTTCTTTCTGATGATGGAAGAATCTGGCTTGCCCTCTGCACCGTATCATTGGCAGCAACCGATGAACCGGGACATATCATTATGCAGAAGAATGGTGAGCGTAGCTATTTTGAATATTCCACATTGCGCCACAAGTGGGAAAAGAAAGAAGGCATAACCTTGAGCGAGACAGAGAGAGATGTTTTGAGATTGTCTGCCCAAGGTTACACGATGAATGATATTGCCGACCGACTATGCAAATCGGTTGACACTATAAAGGCTTGCAAGCGCAACCTTTTCGCCAAGCTTGGCGTGAAGAATATTGCCGAGGCACTGTTTCATGCCACAAACTATCAGATGATATAA
- a CDS encoding SDR family NAD(P)-dependent oxidoreductase: MAKKAIVMGATSGIGMEVAKLLAAKGWQVGIAGRRIERLQTLISDNKTTLQSGGTISDNKATPQGGIICYQQIDVTSAEAPSLLLELIDKLGGMDLYFHSSGIGWQNNSLDIEKELKTVETNGLGFTRMVDTAFNWFVHHHSSQKARIACITSIAGTKGLGAAPAYSATKRFQNHYLECLSQQARMRHLPISITDIRPGFVKTDLIAGSTYPLQLQPEDVAKHIVRAIEKGKEVKVIDWRYAILVFFWHLIPRGLWTRLRITT; this comes from the coding sequence ATGGCAAAGAAAGCAATCGTAATGGGTGCCACATCTGGCATCGGAATGGAAGTAGCAAAACTGCTTGCGGCAAAAGGCTGGCAGGTGGGAATAGCCGGCAGAAGAATCGAGAGACTACAGACTCTGATTTCTGATAACAAAACAACCTTGCAAAGCGGCGGAACCATCTCTGATAACAAAGCAACGCCACAAGGCGGAATCATCTGTTATCAGCAAATCGATGTGACTTCCGCCGAAGCCCCTTCCCTGCTTCTCGAACTCATTGACAAGTTGGGAGGAATGGACCTGTATTTCCACAGTTCAGGCATTGGCTGGCAGAACAACTCGCTCGATATAGAAAAAGAGTTGAAGACCGTAGAAACCAATGGTTTGGGATTCACACGCATGGTAGATACGGCATTCAACTGGTTTGTCCACCACCATAGTAGCCAGAAGGCCCGCATAGCCTGCATCACTTCCATTGCCGGAACCAAAGGACTCGGTGCAGCCCCAGCCTATTCAGCCACCAAGCGATTCCAGAACCATTATCTCGAATGTCTTTCCCAACAGGCAAGAATGCGCCATCTCCCTATCTCCATCACGGATATCAGACCCGGATTTGTAAAGACAGACCTCATAGCAGGCAGTACTTATCCACTCCAGCTCCAACCAGAAGATGTAGCCAAGCACATCGTTCGTGCCATCGAAAAAGGAAAAGAAGTGAAAGTCATTGATTGGCGTTACGCTATCCTCGTGTTCTTCTGGCACCTCATCCCAAGAGGACTTTGGACCAGACTGAGAATCACAACCTGA
- a CDS encoding Ig-like domain-containing protein, which translates to MKIRMILMALAALLCLTSCSDDDSGIQLTEDEVTGDIITGKQIVINTLTTYTDSGSKVNVNGAKGKVSATSSDDSVAKVSCSSNESEKEIYVSGVSEGNATITVTDSDGNSAILKVEVKNWTARWKIYRTMYVVNRKCLVEGVSSEDSAAIAADAIENDKFYKYYTFRTPTNNPFGVITKRLTITDSEGNTRMEGVLNIQQNADNTEVWYLLPFKDYRAVVLATFYSDGESIFKDVTDNYKKTYPHIKKVELQAICAIEELEPDK; encoded by the coding sequence ATGAAAATTAGAATGATTCTTATGGCATTAGCAGCTTTGCTCTGTTTGACAAGTTGTAGCGATGATGATTCTGGAATTCAGCTCACTGAAGACGAAGTAACCGGTGATATAATTACTGGTAAGCAGATTGTTATTAACACTCTTACAACCTATACCGATAGTGGCAGCAAGGTGAATGTTAATGGAGCTAAAGGTAAAGTATCAGCAACTTCTTCTGATGATAGTGTTGCCAAGGTTTCGTGTTCTTCAAATGAGTCTGAGAAGGAGATATACGTAAGTGGCGTTTCTGAGGGAAATGCTACTATAACCGTAACCGACTCAGACGGAAACTCTGCTATCTTAAAGGTAGAAGTAAAAAATTGGACTGCCCGTTGGAAGATATATAGAACGATGTATGTGGTAAATAGAAAATGTTTAGTTGAAGGCGTTTCTTCCGAGGATTCCGCAGCTATCGCAGCCGATGCCATAGAGAACGACAAGTTCTATAAATATTATACTTTCCGTACTCCTACTAATAATCCTTTTGGTGTTATAACCAAAAGACTTACCATAACTGACAGTGAAGGAAATACTCGTATGGAGGGAGTTCTTAACATCCAACAAAATGCTGATAATACAGAAGTTTGGTATTTGTTGCCTTTCAAAGATTATAGAGCAGTTGTCTTGGCTACATTCTATAGTGACGGTGAGAGTATCTTTAAAGATGTGACAGATAATTATAAGAAGACTTATCCTCACATTAAAAAGGTCGAGCTACAAGCCATTTGTGCAATAGAGGAATTGGAGCCGGACAAATAA
- a CDS encoding helix-turn-helix domain-containing protein — MKLKAYHSILIFAILVMSAAFSSVSNYRKAQYAIVQDMNKALALTLQENKYQWITPDTIQSYRSHLSIDLLKSTSNLCYVMEDRRRGKNNSQLVNSANLLSSKQMLLNEHSIQSYANCSMADVLSMSNQRTSLTLTLMAMIWAIASLYYHRRKQPWNHEADMFGTMCYSQDEDSFYNQENGQAIKFTPMQHQLMQLFFNNTHHQLSKQEICNALWPKKPDASETLYTLIRRIKPVIEQNSNLMIESERGKSYRLIIR, encoded by the coding sequence ATGAAGTTGAAAGCATATCATTCCATCCTCATCTTCGCCATCCTTGTGATGTCTGCAGCATTCTCCAGCGTGAGCAACTACCGCAAGGCACAGTATGCCATTGTACAAGATATGAACAAAGCTTTGGCTCTGACTCTTCAGGAAAATAAATATCAATGGATTACGCCTGATACCATCCAGAGCTACCGCTCACATCTCAGCATCGACCTGCTGAAATCGACCAGTAATCTCTGCTATGTGATGGAAGACAGAAGAAGAGGCAAGAACAATTCTCAGCTGGTAAATAGCGCCAACCTGCTCAGCAGCAAACAGATGCTCCTCAACGAGCATTCTATCCAAAGTTATGCTAACTGTTCGATGGCAGATGTTTTGAGTATGAGCAACCAGCGGACATCTTTGACGCTTACCCTCATGGCTATGATTTGGGCAATTGCATCGCTATACTATCATCGCAGAAAACAACCCTGGAATCATGAGGCTGATATGTTCGGTACCATGTGCTATTCTCAAGACGAGGATTCCTTCTACAATCAGGAAAACGGACAAGCCATCAAGTTTACTCCGATGCAGCACCAGCTGATGCAACTCTTCTTCAACAATACGCATCATCAACTCTCCAAACAGGAGATTTGTAATGCTCTTTGGCCCAAGAAACCGGATGCCAGCGAAACGCTCTATACCTTGATTCGCCGTATCAAACCGGTGATTGAGCAGAATAGCAACCTCATGATTGAGTCGGAAAGAGGCAAGTCTTACCGACTGATTATCAGATAA
- a CDS encoding ATP-binding protein translates to MALKLYPLGIQTFERIRKENKLYIDKTEYVYRLTHTSGTYFFLGRPRRFGKSLFLTTLQSYFEGKKDLFNGLAIEKLEKEWTEYPVLHFDLSGGKHMNKEQLERYLAFILETEEKKWGITQPQIDANNRLTELINTTYEKSGKQVVVLIDEYDAPILDVAHEQEQLDTLRNIMRNFFSPLKFSEAKLRFVFLTGITKFSQVSIFSELNNITNISMNDDYAGICGITKEELLMQMSEDIDELARRRNITKEQVIDKLKENYDGYHFTRFSPDIFNPYSLLNCFAENKFGSYWFTSGTPTYLINMMRKYQVVPTDIITRVEADASEFDAPTENMPTIMPLLYQSGYITIKEYHEDYNYYVLDVPNKEVKMGLTKALIPSYVTQNTLATTNTARRIAQALDKQNMEEALTLLQTFLGTVPYCNNAHYEGHYQQMLFIIFSLLTDYQVDVEVHTPNGRVDIVLLTHTDLFLLEIKLDRSAKSAMQQINLKNYHKRFALSGKPITKVGINFDSKTGNIENWVIEKA, encoded by the coding sequence ATGGCACTTAAGTTATATCCATTAGGCATACAGACTTTCGAGCGAATCCGCAAGGAAAACAAGCTCTATATCGACAAGACGGAATACGTTTACCGCCTGACGCACACCAGCGGTACCTATTTCTTCTTGGGACGTCCACGCCGCTTTGGAAAATCCCTGTTTCTCACCACCCTCCAGAGTTACTTTGAAGGCAAGAAAGACTTATTCAATGGTCTTGCCATCGAAAAGCTGGAAAAGGAGTGGACAGAATATCCTGTGCTCCACTTTGATTTGAGCGGAGGCAAACACATGAATAAAGAACAGCTGGAGAGATATCTCGCATTCATACTGGAAACAGAAGAAAAGAAATGGGGTATCACACAGCCACAAATTGATGCCAATAACCGATTGACAGAACTGATCAATACTACATACGAGAAATCCGGAAAACAGGTAGTCGTGCTTATTGATGAATATGATGCGCCCATACTGGATGTGGCTCACGAGCAAGAACAGTTAGATACCTTGCGCAATATCATGCGCAACTTCTTCAGTCCTCTGAAATTCAGCGAAGCTAAACTACGCTTTGTCTTCCTGACAGGCATCACCAAGTTCTCGCAAGTCAGCATCTTCAGCGAACTGAACAACATCACCAACATATCCATGAATGATGATTATGCTGGTATCTGTGGCATCACCAAAGAAGAACTTCTGATGCAGATGTCGGAAGATATTGACGAACTTGCCCGAAGAAGAAACATAACGAAAGAACAAGTCATCGACAAGTTAAAAGAGAATTATGACGGCTATCATTTCACAAGATTCTCACCCGATATCTTCAATCCATATAGCCTGCTGAATTGCTTTGCAGAAAACAAGTTCGGATCCTATTGGTTTACTTCCGGCACTCCAACTTATCTCATCAATATGATGCGCAAATATCAAGTAGTTCCTACAGATATCATCACCCGAGTGGAGGCTGATGCCAGTGAGTTTGATGCTCCTACGGAGAATATGCCAACCATCATGCCGCTGCTTTACCAAAGTGGATATATCACCATCAAGGAATATCATGAAGACTACAACTATTACGTTCTTGATGTTCCTAACAAGGAGGTAAAAATGGGACTGACCAAGGCACTGATTCCATCATACGTCACACAGAATACGCTTGCAACAACCAATACAGCCCGTCGTATCGCACAGGCATTGGATAAGCAGAATATGGAGGAGGCATTAACCTTACTCCAAACATTCCTGGGAACTGTTCCTTACTGCAACAACGCTCATTATGAGGGACATTACCAGCAGATGCTCTTCATCATATTCTCTCTGCTTACAGACTATCAGGTGGACGTTGAAGTTCATACACCCAACGGCAGAGTTGACATCGTATTGCTCACCCATACAGACCTTTTCCTGTTGGAGATTAAGCTGGACAGGAGCGCGAAGTCTGCAATGCAGCAAATCAACCTGAAGAACTATCACAAACGATTTGCGCTAAGCGGCAAGCCAATAACCAAGGTCGGCATCAACTTCGACAGTAAAACTGGGAATATCGAAAATTGGGTAATCGAAAAAGCATAA